ATCGAATCACCGTGCAGGTAGTGCCGTTCTCCGCCGGTGCCCATGGCGTCCTGGATGCGTCTGTGAGGATCATGCAGTTCGCCGACGCACCCGATGTGGCGTACACCGAGGGGCCTCACGCAGGGCAGTTGCTCGACGATCCGGCACTGGTTCAGCGCCACTGGAGGTCATACGATCTTGCAAGGGCTGCCGCACTGTCGCCGGAGGTGTCCCTGACCTTGATCGAGTCGGTGGCGGAGGAGCACGCGAAATGCGCGCAGACGTAAACGGCCTGTCCTGGAGGAAGTCCTCGTACAGCAACGGCGAGGGCGGCAACTGCGTAGAGGTTTCCGACGATCTCCGCGGCATCGTCCCCGTAAGGGACACCAAGCGCGGGGGCGCCGGTCCGGTGCTGGTGTTCCCGTTCGCCGCGTGGGCTCCGTTCATCCAGGCCGTGAAAGCTCAAGCCTGATCTCGTACCGCAGCTGCTGACGGCCTGCCGGCATGACCATCACGTCCGCCTGGATCGGGCGGTCCGCCGCGCCGTAGGTGGTGCGGGCCAGGTGAAGCACCGGTTCGCCCGCCCCGAGGCGCAGTTGCTCACGTTCCTCGTCACGCGGCATGCGTGCGGTCACGTTCTCTACGACCCGTACGCCGACGTGCCCCAAGGCAGCCAGCAGGGTCACGGCGCCGCCGCGGATCTTCGCCGTGCCGGCCAGTGGGGTGCCCGCGGCGATGTCGGCGGGGTAGTACGTGTCCGTCAGCTCGGTCGGTTCGCCGTCGAGTTCGATCAGTCTGCGGCGGACCACCACCAGGGCGGCGTCCGGCAGGCCGAGCATTCGGGCGACCTCGGCCGGGGCCGAGACCTCCCCGGCGTGCAGGATGCGCTGTCCGCCCCGACCGCCTCCGGCCTGCGCTTCTTCCGTCCAGGCGTCCGTATCCCCGGCCGCGCGCGGGGTCACGTACGGCATCGAGGTGCTGGTCCATCCGCTCTCGCTCACGCACCCACACTAGGCGTGCCCTCTTGACGGCGATCACATATGTACAGTCCTATAGTGCTAGGAAGCTAGATGAATAGAGGTGGACGGTGATCGAGTTTCACCTCGATGCCCGGTCCGGCGTCGCTCCGTACATGCAGTTGATCCACCAGGTACGGCAGGCCCTGCGGTTGGGGCTGCTGGCCGAGGGGGACCGGTTGCCGACGGTCAAGGACGTCGCCGCCTCGGTGGCGATCAATCCGAACACCGTGCTGAAGGCGTACCGGGAGCTCGAGTACGAGGGGCTGGTCGCGAAGAAGCCCGGGGTCGGGACGTTCATCTCCGGGACGCTCGGCGACGACGCCTCGCTGTCCGAGCACGAGCCGCTGCGGCAGGAGTTGCAGCGGTGGCTGGCGAAGGCGCGGAGTGCCGGGTTGGACGAGGAGAGCATCGAGGCCCTGTTCCTGAGCACCTTCCGTAATCGGAGTACGCACACGCACGCGCACACGCACGCCGAAGAGGAGAAATGACCGCCATATTGGAAGCCCACGCGCTGGGCAAGCGGTACGGCCGCAAACAAGCGTTGTCCGACTGCACCCTGAGCCTCCCGGCCGGGCGGGTCGTCGGGCTGGTCGGGCCCAACGGGGCGGGGAAGTCGACCCTGTTGCAGCTGGCCTGCGGGCTGATCGGACCGACCTCCGGCAGCATCGAAGTGCTCGGCGGGCGGCCCGCCTCCGGGCCCGAGCAGCTGGCCAAGGTCGGTTTCGTCGCCCAGGACACGCCCACGTACGCGGGGCTGACCATCGCCGACCACCTGAAGCTCGGTGCCCGGCTCAACCCGGGATGGGACGCCGCGCTCGCGGAAGGGCGGATCCGGCAGCTCGGACTGGATCCGAAGCAGAAGGCCGGGAAGCTCTCCGGCGGTCAGCGCGCCCAGGTCGCGCTGACCCTCGCCGTGGCCAAGCGGCCCGAGCTGCTGATGCTCGACGAGCCGGTCGCCGCCCTGGACCCGTTGGCCCGGCGGGAGTTCCTGCAGAGCCTGATGGAGTTCGTGGCCGAGGAGGGGGTCACCGTCGTGCTCTCCTCGCACCTGGTCTCCGACCTGGAGCGGGTCTGCGACTACCTCGTCTCGCTGGTCGCCTCACGGGTGCAGGTGGCGGGTGACGTCGACGACCTCCTCGCCAGCCACTTCCGGCTCACCACCGCGCGCCGGGATGCCGCCACGCTGCCCGAGGGCATGCGGGTCATCCAGGAAACCCACACCGAGCGGCAGAGCACCTTCATCGTGCGGGCCGAGAAGCCGGTCCAGGATCCCTCCTGGGTGCTGGAGCCCCTCAACCTGGAGGACCTCGTTCTCACCTACATGAGCCAGGGCGCCACGGCCGGGCCCGGCCGCCGACCCACTCCGGAGGACCCGCGATGATATGGCTGACCTGGCGCCAGTACCGCGTCCAGACGCTCGTCGCCCTCGCCGCCCTGGCCGCGCTCGCGATATTCCTCGTGGTCACCGGCTTCCAGATGCGGGACGCGTACGACAGCACCGTCGCCGGCTGCCAGGGCGGCGGCTGTGACAGCGTCAAGGAGGCGCTGGTCGCCCAATACCAGACCTTGACCTACTACGTCACCGCTCTGCTGATCGCCGTCCCCGGCATCATCGGGGTCTTCTGGGGTGCTCCGCTGATCGCCCGCGAACTGGAGACCGGCACCCACCGGCTGATCTGGAACCAGAGCATCACCCGAGGCCGTTGGCTGCTGGCCAAGCTCGGGGTCGTCGGTCTCGTCGCCGTCGTCGTCGTCGGACTGCTGAGTCTGCTGGTGAGTTGGTGGGCGAGTCCCATCGACCGGATCACCATGGACCGGTTCACCCCGCTGATGTTCAGCGGACGCGCGATCGTTCCGTTCGGCTACACGGCCTTCGCCTTCACCCTCGGAGCCTGCGCCGGGCTACTGCTCCGGCGCACCGTACCCGCGATGGCCGCGACCCTCGTCCTCTTCACCGCCGTCCAGATCCTCGTGCCCTTCGTGGTCCGCCCGCACTACATGGCCCCCGAGCGCAGCGACGTGGCGCTCAAGTCCCTCGCCATGGCACCGGGCGTCGACGGCGGCGCGTTCGGGGGGCCGAAGGACGGCTGGAAGGGGGTCCACATCCAGCTCACGGGATCCGGTGACAACGCCAGCATGTTGGTGGGGGTGGCCAGGCCCGGCGACTGGGTGGTCTCCGAGCCCGGTTCGGCGCTCGACCCGTCCGGTCGAGAGGTCCGCGGCACCCAGGGCTGCGCGGACCCCCGGGTGGACCCCTTCGAGTGCTTCGCCACGTCGAACCTGCACATCAAGGTGGCTTATCAGCCCGCCGACCGCTACTGGACCTTCCAGTGGATCGAGACGGGGATCTTCCTCGCCCTTTCCGGGCTGCTGGCCGGCTTCTGCTCCTGGTGGCTGCGGCGCCGAGTGGCCTGATGGCGGGGTGGGGTGAGGGGGCGGCCGAAGCCAACGCAACTGGCTTCGGCCGCTCCCTCGACTCTACGGCCGCTGCGTCCCCTGCCGTGGTGCGGGAGGCGGTTGCGGTGCGCCCGCCCGCCATTCGGGCTGTACGACGGTGGCGCCCCAGCGGATGGACGGGGACGAGGCCGTCACGCCGGCTCCGAAGCCACAGCCCAGGCCTGTGCCAGGGGGACCGTTATGCGGGCGGGGCTGCCCGCGGGGCAGTTCAGGGTGAACGGGGAGGGATGCGTTGAGCAGATCCGATCTCCGCCGGGCTATGCGTCGCCACTGACAACGGCCCGGGTGCGCGAGGCGACCCGGTAGGCGCTGGGGGTCAGGCCCGTGTGGCGGATGAGGTGGGTGCGGAGGGAGTCGGCCGTGCCGAGGCCGCTGCGGGTGGCGACCTGGTCCATCGGGAGGGTGGTCGTCTCCAGGATTTCGCGGGCGCGGTCCAGGCGCTGGTGCAGCAGCCACTGGAGGGGGCTGGCGCCCGTCTCGGAACGGAAGCGGCGGGTCAGGGTGCGGACGCTCGTGCCCGCGTGCCGGGCCAGATCGGCCAGCGTCGTCGGCTCGTCCAGGCGGGCCAGCGCCCAGGCGCGGGTCGCGGCGAGGGAGGTGCCGCGCTCGGCCGGGAGCGGGGTCTCGATGTACTGGGCCTGGCCGCCCGGGCGGACGGGGGCCGCCACCACCAGGCGGGCGGTGGCGTTCGCGACCGCCGATCCGTAGTCGCAGCGCACCATGTGCAGGCACAGGTCGATCCCGGCCGACATGCCCGCCGAGGTCAGTACCCCTTCGTCCTCCGTGAACAGGACGCCGGGCACGAGGTCGACGTCCGGGAAGAGCTGCCGGAAGTCCGCTGATGCCGACCAGAAGGTCGTGGCGCGGCGGCCCGCCAGGAGACCGGCCTGCGCCAGGACGAACGCGCCCGTGCAGATGGAAGCGATGCGCGCGCCGCGTGCGGCGGCGGCCCGCAGGGCGTCCAGCACCCGGGGGTCGGTGGCATCCCGGTCGGCCGTCCCCGTGACCATCACCGTGTCGGCCCGCTCGACCGCTTCCAGGCCGTTCGGCACCACCACGTCCGTGCCGTACGCCGCCTCCAGCACGCCGGGGACGAGGGTGCAGACCGTCACCTCGTAGGCGGGCTGATCGCCGATGCTCGTCGCACCGAACACCACCCCCGGGATCGACAGGTCGAAGGTGGTCAGCGGGGGACACGCGATGACCACGATGCGGTGCGGGCGGGTGGGGGGAGTGGCCATGGCTCGAATCTCCGGAAGGCTGGCATTCGGGCCACTACTGTACGGCTCCGCGCCGGGCGAGGGTTGATCCCGTCAGCAGAACCAACTCGCAGTTCCCGTACAGGAGTACAGCCATGGCCTTGCACGTCATCACGGGCGCCGGTGCGATCGGCACCGCCACCGCACGCCTCCTCGCCGCATCCGGCGAACAGGTGCGCGTCATCACCCGCAGCGGCGGCGGGCCCGAGCACCCGCTCGTCGAGCGGGTCGCCGCCGATGTCACGGACACCGGGCGGCTGGCCGAGCTGCTGAGGGGCGCGAAGACCCTCTACAACGCCGCGGCCCCCGCCTACCAGGACTGGCGGACCGAGTTTCCGCCCCTTGCCGCTGCGCTGCTCGCCGCTGCCGAACGGGCCGGCGCCGACTACGTGATGCTGGGGAACGTCTACGGGTACGGGCCGGTCGAAGGGCCCATCGCGCCCGAGCGGCCCATGCGGCCGAACTCCGACAAGGGGCGGGTCCGCGCCGCCATGTGGGAGGAGGCCCTGGCCGCGCACGGGGCCGGGCGGGTGCGGGTCGCCGAGGTCCGGCCGGGCGACTTCCTCGGGGCCGGCGCCATCGGCCTCTTCCCCCTGGTGGCCGTGCC
This genomic window from Streptomyces sp. NBC_01351 contains:
- a CDS encoding NAD-dependent epimerase/dehydratase family protein, which gives rise to MALHVITGAGAIGTATARLLAASGEQVRVITRSGGGPEHPLVERVAADVTDTGRLAELLRGAKTLYNAAAPAYQDWRTEFPPLAAALLAAAERAGADYVMLGNVYGYGPVEGPIAPERPMRPNSDKGRVRAAMWEEALAAHGAGRVRVAEVRPGDFLGAGAIGLFPLVAVPAVLAGTEAVLPVGLDAPHAWSYVGDVARTLIAAGAHEDGWGRAWHVPSTSELSPRDLMARLAELAGAPAPRLRTMTPDELAAAAAADAVVAEIPEMAYQYERELRLDASGTERVLGVRATELDLVLKELASTGR
- a CDS encoding GlxA family transcriptional regulator gives rise to the protein MATPPTRPHRIVVIACPPLTTFDLSIPGVVFGATSIGDQPAYEVTVCTLVPGVLEAAYGTDVVVPNGLEAVERADTVMVTGTADRDATDPRVLDALRAAAARGARIASICTGAFVLAQAGLLAGRRATTFWSASADFRQLFPDVDLVPGVLFTEDEGVLTSAGMSAGIDLCLHMVRCDYGSAVANATARLVVAAPVRPGGQAQYIETPLPAERGTSLAATRAWALARLDEPTTLADLARHAGTSVRTLTRRFRSETGASPLQWLLHQRLDRAREILETTTLPMDQVATRSGLGTADSLRTHLIRHTGLTPSAYRVASRTRAVVSGDA
- a CDS encoding DUF397 domain-containing protein, which encodes MRADVNGLSWRKSSYSNGEGGNCVEVSDDLRGIVPVRDTKRGGAGPVLVFPFAAWAPFIQAVKAQA
- a CDS encoding GntR family transcriptional regulator: MIEFHLDARSGVAPYMQLIHQVRQALRLGLLAEGDRLPTVKDVAASVAINPNTVLKAYRELEYEGLVAKKPGVGTFISGTLGDDASLSEHEPLRQELQRWLAKARSAGLDEESIEALFLSTFRNRSTHTHAHTHAEEEK
- a CDS encoding ABC transporter permease subunit; protein product: MIWLTWRQYRVQTLVALAALAALAIFLVVTGFQMRDAYDSTVAGCQGGGCDSVKEALVAQYQTLTYYVTALLIAVPGIIGVFWGAPLIARELETGTHRLIWNQSITRGRWLLAKLGVVGLVAVVVVGLLSLLVSWWASPIDRITMDRFTPLMFSGRAIVPFGYTAFAFTLGACAGLLLRRTVPAMAATLVLFTAVQILVPFVVRPHYMAPERSDVALKSLAMAPGVDGGAFGGPKDGWKGVHIQLTGSGDNASMLVGVARPGDWVVSEPGSALDPSGREVRGTQGCADPRVDPFECFATSNLHIKVAYQPADRYWTFQWIETGIFLALSGLLAGFCSWWLRRRVA
- a CDS encoding ABC transporter ATP-binding protein yields the protein MTAILEAHALGKRYGRKQALSDCTLSLPAGRVVGLVGPNGAGKSTLLQLACGLIGPTSGSIEVLGGRPASGPEQLAKVGFVAQDTPTYAGLTIADHLKLGARLNPGWDAALAEGRIRQLGLDPKQKAGKLSGGQRAQVALTLAVAKRPELLMLDEPVAALDPLARREFLQSLMEFVAEEGVTVVLSSHLVSDLERVCDYLVSLVASRVQVAGDVDDLLASHFRLTTARRDAATLPEGMRVIQETHTERQSTFIVRAEKPVQDPSWVLEPLNLEDLVLTYMSQGATAGPGRRPTPEDPR
- a CDS encoding GntR family transcriptional regulator: MSESGWTSTSMPYVTPRAAGDTDAWTEEAQAGGGRGGQRILHAGEVSAPAEVARMLGLPDAALVVVRRRLIELDGEPTELTDTYYPADIAAGTPLAGTAKIRGGAVTLLAALGHVGVRVVENVTARMPRDEEREQLRLGAGEPVLHLARTTYGAADRPIQADVMVMPAGRQQLRYEIRLELSRPG